The sequence CGAGTATTGGGAGACTATGCTCATCTAGTCAAAATTATCACTCTAGCCCCAGAATTAGACCCCACAGGCGAAGTAATTCCCTATTTGACTTCTTTGGGGATTATTGTCAGTTTAGGGCACTCCCAAGCCACCGCACCGCAGGCTACAGAAGCATTTAAACAGGGGGCGACGATGGTAACTCATGCCTGCAACGCCATGCCACCATTACATCATCGGGAACCAGGGTTGTTGGGTGCGGCGCTAGTTTATCCTGGAGTGCAATGTGGAGTCATAGTCGATGGGCAACACATTGACCCTACTATGTTACAAATATTGCTGCGAGCAGGACAAGGCGATCGCGGTTTGTTCCTCGTTAGCGATGCCTTAGCCCCTTTAGGACTTCCTGATGGGGTTTATCCTTGGGATGAGCGAGAAATTGAAGTCAAACAGGGTACAGCCAGACTTGCTGATGGAACCTTATCGGGAACTACTTTACCTCTATTAGTAGGGGTGCAAAACTTAGTTAAATGGGGATTATGCGACGTAGAGACAGCGATTAATTTAGCCGTGCGATCGCCCCGTCTAGCCATTAATATACCAGATATTGCGGTTGGACAACCTGCTAATTTACTCCGTTGGCATTTAGATCCAGCCACTCAAGCTTTATCTTGGTCAAGATTAGACCTCTTGCCAAACTCAAGCAAGATTGTCTTTGGATAAGGATTTGAGATAATTTTCAATTAATAAGAAAAATCGAACAGTTCGATTCCCGATTCCCGACTCCCAATTCCACATTCCCGACTCCCAACTCAACCGCCACAAGATCTGAAGTTAAACTAACTCGAAAAATGTGTATTTTTATACATACTCGATGAAACTCAGTCGCTTATGCTGTGGTGAAATCAACTTGTAGTTAGAGACAAATTGCTTCTAGGGTTCCGACTGGTTGTAAGTCATGTCAAGCCAGTGTCTGGTCCAAGAGAAGCTAGCTAGCTAACCACATAGAGTTTAGTTAGCCACACGGCGGGGGAAAAGCCCGGGAGATAGGAAAGTCATTAGGACTTACTTAGACCTTCTGGGCTAGTTTCTTATGGCAATCCACTCTCCCAATAGTTGATGAGAGTGATGAGGTAAAAAGATGACAGAAAATGCCGGATTCGAGCCGCCCCAATCTTTAGATAGTGAAGCCCAAAGAGCTTTAGAAAAAGAGGCAAAACTCTCTTTTACAGGTTGGCAGCAGGAAGTTAGTCAAGGTTTAGAATTTGGACTAGAAGCCGCCGAAAGCATCCGCGATCGCACTATTCCTACTTTTTCTCGCGGTGAGTTGCCCCATTATGCAGGTATCAACACTTTTCTCAAAGCACCGTATCTAGAAGACGTGCGGAGAGTTGGGGAATATGATGTGGCGATCGTTGGTGTTCCTCACGATTCTGGCACTACCTACCGTCCTGGCACTAGATTTGGTCCTCAAGGTATCCGCCGCATCTCTGCCCTCTATACCCCTTATAACTTCGAGTTAGGGGTAGATTTGCGAGAACAAATTACCCTGTGCGATGCAGGCGATATTTTCACCATTCCCGCGAATAACGAGAAATCTTTCGATCAAATTTCTAAAGGAGTTGCCCACGTCTTCAGTTCTGGGGCTTTTCCCATCCTGTTGGGGGGTGATCATTCCATCGGTTTCCCCACAGTTAGAGGTATCTGTCGGCATTTGGGAGATAAAAAAGTCGGAATTATCCACTTTGATCGCCACGTCGATACCCAAGAAACCGATTTAGACGAACGGATGCACACTTGTCCTTGGTTCCATGCTACCAATATGGCAAATGCACCCGCGAAAAACCTGGTTCAGCTTGGGATTGGTGGATGGCAAGTCCCTCGTCAAGGAGTCAAAGTTTGCCGCGAGAGAGCAACTAATATTCTCACAGTAACGGATATTGTCGAACGAGGAATTGATGCGGCGGCAGATTTTGCCTTAGAAAGAGCGTTAGATGGCACAGATTGCGTTTGGATTAGCTTTGATATTGACTGCATCGATGCTGGATTTGTCCCTGGTACGGGTTGGCCAGAACCAGGCGGCTTGCTCCCCCGTGAAGCTCTAGCTCTATTGGGTAAAATCATCCAAAAAGCCCCTATTTGCGGCATGGAAGTAGTGGAAGTATCCCCGCCCTACGATGTCAGCGACATGACCTCCTTGATGGCAACCCGCGTCATTTGTGACACGATGGCGCATCTGGTGTTATCTGGACAACTCCCCAGGAAAGAGAAGCCTGCATATATTCATGCAGAGGCGAATATGCAAGTAGATCGGGCTTGGAATTAAGCGCATTGTAGAGACGTAGCACTGCTACGTCTCCTTCCCGCCCCCAGGAGCAATTATGCACGAAACTGACATGACTAAAGCCTTAATTATGACAGTAAAAGATTGGTGGTTAGCGCAACCAGACAAGCCTCAAGTGTCCCAAGTGCATTTGACGGTGGGGAAATTTACCTGTGTCGAACCAGCGAGTTTAGAATTTGCCTTTCAAGTCCAGACCCGCCATACCTTTCTAGCCAACGCTGAACTAATCATTAGAGAAACTCCTTTAATTGCCTTTTGTCACCCTTGTCAGCAGGAGTATCGTCCAGAAATCGGCATTCAGTATGCTTGTCCGATTTGTCACTCACCAATGGAAGATATTCGTTCTGGACGAGAACTGAAAATTGACCGAATTGAATACAATTCCCAAGTGGAATCATACTATGCACCAAACCTTTAACGCTGCCCTAGAAATCAACCTCCTGCACGCCAATCAAGCAGGTGCAGACCATAACCGAAGTCATTTTGATGAGTGGGGGATTACTTGTTTCAACGTGATGAGTAGTCCTGGTGCTGGCAAAACTGTATTGCTAGAGCGATCGCTTGCCACCTTGGGCGCTCAGTTCAAAATAGCCGTAATTGAAGGAGATATGACCACCGAATTAGATGCAGATAGGCTGCGTCAATATGGCGTGCCCGTAATTGCAATTAATACAGGTCGCTCGTGTCATCTCGATTCCAAAATGGTCGCTGGAGGAATTCATCGTTTAGCCCATGAATACAATCCCAGAGAATTTGAGCTAGTTATCGTCGAAAATGTCGGTAATCTGGTTTGTCCGGCTGAATTTGAAGTTGGAGAACACGCCAAAATCGCCTTACTCAGTATTACCGAAGGAGAAGACAAACCCCTCAAATATCCAATCATGTTTCAAGCGGCTGACTGTTTACTAATTACCAAAATGGATTTAGCGCCCTATTTAGAAGTAGATATCAATCAAATCGTCGCCAATGTCAGACAAATCAACCCTTACGTCACCATTATTCCCGTTTCCGCCAAGACTGGAGAGGGTCTAGAAACTTGGTTTGAGTGGGTTCGCCGTCAAATACATCAAAAAAGTGAGCATCAGCTTCCTCTATCAATATCTTGTGCAAATCAATAAATAGAACGACCAACAACCAACGATGAAAAAGCGATCGCTCCTCCAGTACTGCATTATCTCTATCATTACCTTATGCGTTGCTGTCGGTTGCTCCAATCCTGCAACCCAAATTAAAACTAATAGCGAAACTGGTACAAGTGCCCCTGTGAGTGCAAATCTAGTCAGATTAGGCTTTAGTGCTTGGCCTGGTTGGTTTCCTTGGCAAGTGGCTCAAGACCAAGGAATTTTTGCCGCTAATAAGACACCTGTAGACCTGAAATGGTTTGATGGCTATCTAGAATCTATCAGCACCCTTAATACTGGACAAATTGATGCTAATAGCCAAACTTTGGGAGATACAGTCAGTTCTATAGGTGGTGGAACCGATCTAGTCGTTGTTTTGACTAATGATAACTCTACGGGCAATGATAAAGTGATTGCCCGCCCTGGCATTAACTCAGTCGCCGATCTCAAAGGGAAAAAAGTTGCTGCGGAAGAAGGAACTGTAGATCACTTTCTCTTACTTCAAGGGCTGAAAAAAGCAGGTTTATCGGCAAAAGATATTCAATTTGTGCCCTTAGAGACTGGTAAAGCTGCTACCGCCTTTGTTGGAGGTCAAGTTGATGCGGTGGCTGTTTTTGCTCCTTTTACTACCCAAGCCTTAAAACGTGGTGGTAGTAAAGAACTCTTTAGTTCTAAAGATTTTCCTGGATCGATTTCCGATCACTTGGTATTCACTCGTAAGTTTGTCAACGAACATGGCGACCTAGTTCAAGGGTTAGTGAATTCCTGGTTTGCCACTTTGGACTATATCAAAGCCAACCCCGACAAAGCTTACGAAATCATGGCGAAACGGGCTGGGGTCAGTATTGAAGAATACAAACAATATGCTGATGGCACCAGTATCTTCAGTGTTGAGCAAAACTTGAAAGCTTTCCCAGTAGGGAACAATATGGCTTCTTTGCCATTTGCAGCTAAACAGATGAGTCAATTTCTCAATGAAGTTGGTTTAGTCAAAACCCAACCAGATCTG is a genomic window of Merismopedia glauca CCAP 1448/3 containing:
- the nagA gene encoding N-acetylglucosamine-6-phosphate deacetylase, coding for MIEKKSVVEGSDRHIINSINVRIPGILESQYITIENGKISQIRSMNRLDCQSENTIDFAGDWVSLGGIDLQINGGLGLAFPDLTANDNDKLTEICQFLWEQGIDGFCPTIVTTSIEKIQRSLSFLNSFTPPKSAAQILGVHLEGPFLNPAKRGAHPAEYLLPLTLDNVKRVLGDYAHLVKIITLAPELDPTGEVIPYLTSLGIIVSLGHSQATAPQATEAFKQGATMVTHACNAMPPLHHREPGLLGAALVYPGVQCGVIVDGQHIDPTMLQILLRAGQGDRGLFLVSDALAPLGLPDGVYPWDEREIEVKQGTARLADGTLSGTTLPLLVGVQNLVKWGLCDVETAINLAVRSPRLAINIPDIAVGQPANLLRWHLDPATQALSWSRLDLLPNSSKIVFG
- a CDS encoding agmatinase family protein; translation: MTENAGFEPPQSLDSEAQRALEKEAKLSFTGWQQEVSQGLEFGLEAAESIRDRTIPTFSRGELPHYAGINTFLKAPYLEDVRRVGEYDVAIVGVPHDSGTTYRPGTRFGPQGIRRISALYTPYNFELGVDLREQITLCDAGDIFTIPANNEKSFDQISKGVAHVFSSGAFPILLGGDHSIGFPTVRGICRHLGDKKVGIIHFDRHVDTQETDLDERMHTCPWFHATNMANAPAKNLVQLGIGGWQVPRQGVKVCRERATNILTVTDIVERGIDAAADFALERALDGTDCVWISFDIDCIDAGFVPGTGWPEPGGLLPREALALLGKIIQKAPICGMEVVEVSPPYDVSDMTSLMATRVICDTMAHLVLSGQLPRKEKPAYIHAEANMQVDRAWN
- the hypA gene encoding hydrogenase maturation nickel metallochaperone HypA; translation: MHETDMTKALIMTVKDWWLAQPDKPQVSQVHLTVGKFTCVEPASLEFAFQVQTRHTFLANAELIIRETPLIAFCHPCQQEYRPEIGIQYACPICHSPMEDIRSGRELKIDRIEYNSQVESYYAPNL
- the hypB gene encoding hydrogenase nickel incorporation protein HypB, which gives rise to MHQTFNAALEINLLHANQAGADHNRSHFDEWGITCFNVMSSPGAGKTVLLERSLATLGAQFKIAVIEGDMTTELDADRLRQYGVPVIAINTGRSCHLDSKMVAGGIHRLAHEYNPREFELVIVENVGNLVCPAEFEVGEHAKIALLSITEGEDKPLKYPIMFQAADCLLITKMDLAPYLEVDINQIVANVRQINPYVTIIPVSAKTGEGLETWFEWVRRQIHQKSEHQLPLSISCANQ
- a CDS encoding ABC transporter substrate-binding protein, producing MKKRSLLQYCIISIITLCVAVGCSNPATQIKTNSETGTSAPVSANLVRLGFSAWPGWFPWQVAQDQGIFAANKTPVDLKWFDGYLESISTLNTGQIDANSQTLGDTVSSIGGGTDLVVVLTNDNSTGNDKVIARPGINSVADLKGKKVAAEEGTVDHFLLLQGLKKAGLSAKDIQFVPLETGKAATAFVGGQVDAVAVFAPFTTQALKRGGSKELFSSKDFPGSISDHLVFTRKFVNEHGDLVQGLVNSWFATLDYIKANPDKAYEIMAKRAGVSIEEYKQYADGTSIFSVEQNLKAFPVGNNMASLPFAAKQMSQFLNEVGLVKTQPDLSKLFDDRFVKAYAEKAPKS